The Chordicoccus furentiruminis DNA window AGACGGGCCGCCATTTTGCCGCCGCTGGATTCCTCCGACTCGGCAAAGGTATATCTGTATCTGCGTTTCTTACCTGACATAGACTATTCTCCTCACCGCGTCGCAGATCAGGAAAAGAAGATAGCCGATCGCGGCGCCCAGCGTATTCAGGATCACATCATCGACATCGCAGCATCCGGTCCGGGTCACCAGCTGAACCAGCTCGACGCACGAGGACATAAGACAGCCCAGCAGCGTCACCAGCCATCCTTTCCGGAACATACGGCTGATCACCGGGAGAAAGAAACCGAACGGGAGGAAGCCGATGATATTGCCGCCCAGGTTGAGGAAAAGGGACATCCTGCTGAAATGCTTCCTGTAGACGAGAAAGCGGCGGATCTCACGGAAAGGCACCAGATTGTACTGAGGCGCGATGTGACTTCCCGGGGTGTGATTGTACCAGTCCGCGAAGAAAAGGAAATAAATCAGACAGACCAGATAAATCAGGAACAGGACGAGCCCCAGACGGCGGACAGCCCGTTTCTCGGGGCTCTCCCGCCGTTTACTGCGCGCCATACTGCCGGTAGTATTCGTCGATGGACGACTTCAGCCCGTCGTCGATGACAACCCGACCCTTGTACTCCCTGTTCCAGAGGCATTCCACCACTTCCGCCATCGTGACGATCGACGCGGTGCGGAGGCCGTAGGTCTCTCCGATCTCGGCGAGCGCGCTCTTCGTTCCCTGCCCCCGTTCCATGCGGTCCACGGACACGACGAGCCCCACCGGCTTCACATCGCCCTGTGCGCGGAGAATCGGCATCGTCTCCTTGATGGAGGTGCCGGCCGTCGTCACATCCTCGATGATCACGACCCGGTCGCCGTCCCCGAGCCGGCTCCCCAGCAGAATCCCCTTGTCGCCGTGATCCTTCACTTCCTTCCGGTTCGAGCAGTAGCGGAGATCCGTACCGTACAGCTCACTGACCGCCATCGCCGCGGCCACAGACAGGGGAATCCCCTTGTAGGCCGGTCCGAAGAGCACATCAAAGGAGAGACCGAAGGCGTCGTGAATCGCCCGGGCGTAGCAGCCGCCGAGCCGTCTGAGCTGGGATCCGGTCTGATAATTCCCCGTGTTGATAAAGAACGGCGTCTGCCGTCCGCTCTTGGTGACGAAGGAACCGAAGCGCAGCACGCCGCAGTCCACCATAAAATGGATAAACTCTTCCTTATAAGATTCCATCTGCTTCTCCTCTCATCGTTCGTGAACCGCTCCGATCAGGCTCCGGATGTCCGTGATCCGGTGGCGGATCAGATAGGCGCGGAGTCCGTCGATCACGTCCAGCGTCACATGCGGATTCACAAAATTCATCATGCCGACGGAAACCGCGGTCGCGCCGGCAAGCATAAATTCCGCCGCGTCCTCCCATGTCGCGATGCCGCCCATGCCGATCACGGGGATGGAAACCGCCTGCGCTGTCTCATAGACGAGACGGACCGCAATCGGGCGGACCGCCGGTCCCGACAGCCCGCCGGTCCGGTTCGACAGAAAAAAGGTCTGCCGCTCCACATCGATCTTCATTCCGGTGACGCTGTTGATCAGAGAAACGGCATCGGCGCCGCCCGCCTCGCATGCCTTCGCGATCGTCCGGATATCCGTCACATTCGGCGTCAGCTTGATGATCACCGGCTGGGAGGACCGGCGCCGGCATTCTCTTGTCACAGTCTCGACCATCGCCGGATCCGTCCCGAGAGACAGTCCCCCGGCTTTCACGTTCGGGCAGGAGAGGTTGATTTCAAGGAAATCAATGCCTTCCACGCCGTTCAGCCGCTCCACGACGCGATAGTATTCTTCCGGCTCATGACCCACCACATTGACGATCACTCTCGTTCCCTGCCCTCTGAGGAACGGCAGATCCCGCTTAAGAAAGACGTCCACGCCCGGGTTCTGCAGCCCGATGCAGTTCAGCAT harbors:
- the pyrE gene encoding orotate phosphoribosyltransferase; the protein is MESYKEEFIHFMVDCGVLRFGSFVTKSGRQTPFFINTGNYQTGSQLRRLGGCYARAIHDAFGLSFDVLFGPAYKGIPLSVAAAMAVSELYGTDLRYCSNRKEVKDHGDKGILLGSRLGDGDRVVIIEDVTTAGTSIKETMPILRAQGDVKPVGLVVSVDRMERGQGTKSALAEIGETYGLRTASIVTMAEVVECLWNREYKGRVVIDDGLKSSIDEYYRQYGAQ
- a CDS encoding dihydroorotate dehydrogenase, with amino-acid sequence MSEPSMAVEIAGVTLKNPVLVSSGTFGSGQEYAEMIDLSRLGAVTAKGIADVPWEGNPTPRVCETPSGMLNCIGLQNPGVDVFLKRDLPFLRGQGTRVIVNVVGHEPEEYYRVVERLNGVEGIDFLEINLSCPNVKAGGLSLGTDPAMVETVTRECRRRSSQPVIIKLTPNVTDIRTIAKACEAGGADAVSLINSVTGMKIDVERQTFFLSNRTGGLSGPAVRPIAVRLVYETAQAVSIPVIGMGGIATWEDAAEFMLAGATAVSVGMMNFVNPHVTLDVIDGLRAYLIRHRITDIRSLIGAVHER
- a CDS encoding VanZ family protein, with protein sequence MARSKRRESPEKRAVRRLGLVLFLIYLVCLIYFLFFADWYNHTPGSHIAPQYNLVPFREIRRFLVYRKHFSRMSLFLNLGGNIIGFLPFGFFLPVISRMFRKGWLVTLLGCLMSSCVELVQLVTRTGCCDVDDVILNTLGAAIGYLLFLICDAVRRIVYVR